The sequence CTCATCGCGGCCTTGCTCCGCACGCTGTGGATGTTCAACAAGTTCGACATCATCTACATCATGACCCGTGGTGGACCGGGCGAGGCGACGACGACGATCCCCCTGCTCGCCTACGAGATAGCCTTCAACCAGTATAACCTCGGGCAGGCGGCGGGCATCGCCGCGCTCATGTTCATCTTCCTGGTCGGCTGGTCGCTGGTGTACTTCCGGGTCGCTCGACCCGAAGAGGAGGTTCGGGTGGCATGAGACGGATCGTCGGGGAGTATATCTCCTACCGGCAGGCTGCCCGGATCAAGTCGATCTCCTACCAGATCGTCGTGTGGGTGACGCTCCTACTGTTGATGGCGCCGATCATCTGGGTCATCATCGGAGCGTTCAGCGGTCTCGACGCGCTCCTCGGAGGCAACCTCTCGCGCATCCTCGGGAGTTTCACCGTCCAGCCGATTCAGGACGTGTTCCTCGCATCGAACTTCTTCACCTACTACAGGAACAGCCTCATCGTCGCCGCGGGCGTCGTCGTGTTCACCGTCACCGCGTCGACGCTGGCAGGCTACGGCCTGACGCGGGTGCAGTTCCGCGGGAAGAAGTGGCTCGCGCGGTTCATCCTGTTCGGCTACATGTTCCCGCCACTCCTACTGTCGATTCCGATGTACCAGATCTGGCGGGAACTCGGCCTGCTCAACTCGCTGCTCGGCCTGGTGCTGGCGGAGGCGTCGATCCCGCTACCGTTCGGCATCTGGACGATGTGGCTGTTCTTCCAGACGGTGCCGCTCTCCTTCGAGGAGTCCGTCTGGATGGCCGGCGGGTCGCGCTGGCATTCGTTCAAGGACATCGCGCTCCCACAGGCGGCACCGGGGATGGTCGCGGTCGGTATCTTCGCCTTCCAGTCGTCGTGGAACAACTACACCTATCCGAAGGTGCTCATCTCGGAGGACGCGCTCCGTCCGCTCACGACGGGGATTACCCAGTATGCCGTCCAGAACTACGTGTTCTGGAATCAGGTGATGGCGGTCGTGTTCACCATCATCATCCCGGCGTTCCTGCTGGTGTACTTCCTCCAGAAATATCTGCTCGAAGGGTACAAAGCAACCGCATGACTGCACCACATCCAATCCATGACTGATATTCAGATCGAAGACCTCCGCAAGGAGTTCTCGGGAGAGGCCGGAACGATTGTCGCGGTAGACGACGTGTCGTTCACCGTCGAGGACGGCGAGTTCGTGTGTATCGTCGGCCCGTCGGGCTGTGGAAAGACGACGCTGTTGCGGTGTATCGCGGGGCTGGAGACGCCGACGAGCGGGAGCATCCGCCTCGGTGGC comes from Haloplanus sp. XH21 and encodes:
- a CDS encoding carbohydrate ABC transporter permease — encoded protein: MRRIVGEYISYRQAARIKSISYQIVVWVTLLLLMAPIIWVIIGAFSGLDALLGGNLSRILGSFTVQPIQDVFLASNFFTYYRNSLIVAAGVVVFTVTASTLAGYGLTRVQFRGKKWLARFILFGYMFPPLLLSIPMYQIWRELGLLNSLLGLVLAEASIPLPFGIWTMWLFFQTVPLSFEESVWMAGGSRWHSFKDIALPQAAPGMVAVGIFAFQSSWNNYTYPKVLISEDALRPLTTGITQYAVQNYVFWNQVMAVVFTIIIPAFLLVYFLQKYLLEGYKATA